The genomic interval GGGGTGGCCAAGGTGGACTTGACCAGGGCGTTGTCCTGGAAGCACCGGATGGTCCGTACGGGCCCGCTGAAGTGCGACCGGCCGCCGAGGGACTGGAACTGGACTGATACGGAGGCCAGCTCCTCGCCGCGCTCGTCGTACAGATCGGCGGTGTTTGGGCTCGTGGTGTTGCCTGCAGCAGAAGCGGTCATTGGATCTCCAGGTGTTGTCGTGGCGGGCTCCGCGCTTTTCCTTAGCCGCACAAGTTGGGCTCCGAATAACAAAGCGGGGCGATGCAGCCCACGATAGTCTGATTTTCAGCATCACCAACCGTTCCAGGGGGAACCAGCCATGAGCCTGTCCGACACACCCGCAGCACCGGATCCCAGCGCCGCATCGGCTCCCGAAGCGGGAGCGGAAGGCCCGACGGCGGCACTCGCCGAGCCGACCACGAAGGTCACCGCGCGATGGGTGACCGGTCTGGTACTGGTCAATGTTGGCATCAACGCCGCGTTCTTCGGACCCATCAACATCTTCATCGCCCAGCAGGCCATTGGCATCGACGAAACAAACAAGGAAGCCATCGCTTCCCTCGTACTTGGGTGCGGCGCCGCCGTATCCCTGGTGGCCAATCCGCTCTTCGGGGCGCTGTCCGACCGGACAGTCTCCGGTTTCGGCCGTCGTTCCCCCTGGGTCCTGGCCGGCGCCGTCCTGGCCACCGCCGCCTTGCTGGCGATGTCCGGAGCCGCGGCTGTTGCCCTGATGGTCCTGTTCTGGTGCCTGGTCCAGCTGGGCGCCAACGCGGCCTATGCGGCCATCACCGCCGCCATCCCGGACCGGGTGCCGGTGCTGCAGCGCGGCGGAGTGGGGGGTCTGGCGGCCCTGGGCCAAACGGCGGGCATCCTCCTGGGCGCAGTCTTCGGGGCTGTCGTGTCGGGAAACTTCATGGTGGGGTACACCATGTGTGCGGCCGCCCTGCTGTTCTCCGTGGTGCCGTACCTGTTCCACCGGAATGACCCGCCGCTGCCCAGGGAGCTCCGGCCGCCGTTCTCGTGGGGCAGTTTCCTCCGGGGCTTCTGGATCAGCCCGGCCCGCCACCCTGACTTCGCCTGGGCGTGGCTCACCCGCTTCCTGGTCAACGTCTGCAACCAGCTGACCATTGTTTACCTGATCTTTTTCCTCGGGGACGTCCTCAAGCATGAGAACCCGGCGCTGGGAGTCCTGACCCTGACCGGGATCTATGCGGCGCTGGTCATGGTTACTGCGGTGCTTGCGGGCCCCTGGAGCGACCGGGTGGGCAAGCGCAAGCCCTTCGTGATCGCCTCCTCCGTCATGATCGCCATGGCAGGCCTCACCATGGCGTTCTTCCCCGTGTGGACCGGCGCCCTGGTTGGGGCCGCCATCCTGGGTATCGGCTACGGCGCCTACCAAGCCGTTGACTTTGCGCTGCTGACGCAGGTGCTGCCGCAGGCCGCGGACCGCGGCAAGGATATGGGGGTCATTAACGTGGCCGCCTCGCTGCCGCAGGTGTTCGCGACAGGCCTCGCTTTCCTCGCGGTGACGCAGTTCGGCGGCTACGTCACGCTGTTCACCACGGCCGCCGTCATCGGCCTGCTGGGAGCTGTGTTCGTGGTCAAGATCAAGGGCGTGGACTGAGGCGCCAACGCCGCGTGGCGTATTGTTGAGGCAGACTGCAGGGCGGCCGGGATGGGGATCCGCCGGCCGCTGCACCATAATTCACAACCCCGGAATCCTGATGCCCGAGACACTTTCAGCCCATCCGTCCATGGCCGCCCGGCCCTCCACACCGCGTCAGCGGCTGCGCTACACGCGCGTCCTTGAGTCTGCCGCAGGGTTTGCCCGCAAAGGGCTGGAGTCCGTGGACCTCGCGGAAATTTCGGAAAAGTCCGGCGTGCCGTCGGGCACGGTCTACCGCTATTTCCCCACCGCCAACCACCTGATGCTGTCGCTCTACCGCCAGCAGCTGGACGAGCTTCAGGCCCGGGCCCGCACGTCGGCGGCCAGCTTCGGCGGCCGGGCCCTCACCGGCGTGGTGATGGAGATCTTCCATATGCGCGTGATGCAGCCCGCCGTCGAGCAGTGCCTGACCCGCTGCGTCTACCTCAAAGACAAGGACACCACGGCGCTCCTGCATGAAATCGATGCCCTGAGCGAAACGGCTGTAGCCACCGCCTCCGACGACGCCGTGGCGGCCCGCGTGCTCCTGCTGACCGTCACTGGTCTGGTCCAGTCAGTCCGCAACCGCCGGCTCTCGCTTTTTGAGGCCGAAGAAGACCTCAAAAAGGCCTGCACCCTGCTTGCTCCGGTAGCTTCCGGGGCCCGCGCTGCCCACCGATCGGCGTAACTGGTCTAGACCAATCGGCCAATAAATACGTCTTTATGCCGTGACGTGGCTCACAAAACGGCCTGATTAAACGATTTGTCATGCCCCAGGGCACCCAAATGCACTTTCTGGCGCGTTGGCGCTGTTTATTATGGCAGGACCGGAGTGGCTGGCAACCAGCAACTGCAAGGGCTTCACCCCCGGGCCCGCCACCATTGGGCCCACGAAGCGCCGAATATGACCACCTTGAGCCTCCCTGTGCTTGAGCCTTTCTGCGCCGTGCGCCCACGGCTAGCCCCAGGAGACAACGACGTGTCCATTGACGTAATCGCACCGACCGACAATTCAGCAGCCACTGCCCTGAGCGAGGCCGAGATCTTCGACGCCCACCAGGGCGGGAAGCTCTCGGTGACCAGCACGGTCCCGCTGTCCAACAAGCGCGACCTTTCCATCGCCTACACCCCCGGTGTGGCCGAGGTCAGCCGCGCCATCCACAACAACCCGGAACTCGCCAAGACCCTCACCTGGGCGCAGCGCCTGGTGGTTGTGGTCAGCGACGGCACCGCGGTGCTGGGCCTGGGCAACATCGGCGCCGCCGCATCCCTGCCGGTGATGGAGGGCAAGTCCGCCCTGTTCAAGACGTTCGGCGAGCTGGATTCCATTCCCCTGGTCCTGAACACCACGGACGTCGATGAGATCGTGGAAACCCTGGTCCGCCTCCGCCCCAGCTTCGGCGCCGTCAACCTTGAGGACATCTCGGCCCCCCGGTGCTTCGAGCTGGAAGAGAAGCTGATCGAGGCGCTGGACTGCCCGGTCATGCACGATGACCAGCACGGCACTGCGGTGGTGGCCCTCGCCGCCCTGACGAACGCCGCCAAGGTCACCGGCCGCGAACTCGCAGACCTCCGCGTGGTGGTTTCGGGCGCCGGAGCCGCGGGCATCGCCGTCGCCGAAATCCTGCTCGCCGCCGGCATCACGGATGTAGTCCTGCTCGACTCCAAGGGCGTCATCAACCGCGAACGGGCCGACATTGCCGCCGACCCGCAGAGCAAGAAATCCCAGATGGCACAGCGCAGCAACCCCCGCAGCGTCACGGGCGGCCCCGGCGAAGCGCTGCTCGGCGCCGACGTGTTCATCGGGGTTTCCTCCTCGAAGCTGGACGAGGCGCATCTGAAGCTGATGAACGCCGACTCCATCGTGTTCGCCCTCTCCAACCCGGACCCCGAAGTCCTTCCCGAGGTGGCCGCCAAGTACGCCGCCGTGGTGGCCACCGGCCGCAGCGACTTCCCCAACCAGATCAACAACGTCCTGGCCTTCCCCGGAATCTTCCGCGGCGCGCTGGACGCCGGCGCCCGCCGGATCACGCCCGCCATGAAGCTCGCCGCGGCCCGCGCCATTGCCGAACTCGCGGAAGCTGACCTTTCGGTGGACTACATCGTGCCCAGCCCACTGGATCCGCGCGTTGCCCCGGCAGTGACGGCCGCCGTCGCCGCCGCCGTGGAAGCCGAGTAACCTCCGCCGATACAACCTGACATAACGCCCGACGGCGGTGCCTCCCCGCGCAGGGGACGCACCGCCGTCGGGCTTTAAGTGTGAAGTAAACCTGCGAAGCTCACCTCTGCGCCACCCTAAACTGGGGCACATGAACTCCGAAACCGTGGTGAGCATCCTGTGCGGCCTGGCGATCCTCGTGGGGGTGGCGGGCACCATCATCCCCATCCTGCCCGGCAGCTTCCTGATCGGGCTCAGCCTGCTGGCGTGGGCTATCTGGGGCGGAGCCGGTGCTATCGGCTGGGTGGTTTTCGCGGTGGGCATGGTGTTTGTGCTGGCCGGTATGTCGGCCAGCGCCGTGCTGACCGGACGGAAACTCAAGCAGCACGGCATTCCCAGCCGGAGCGTGGTGATCGGCCTCGTGGCGGGCGTGATCGGCATGTTCATCATCCCCGTCGTGGGGCTCTTTATCGGGTTCGCCGCCGGCCTGCTGCTCAGCGAGCTGCACCGGACCCGGCGCTTCCGCACCGCAACCACCACCAGCTGGGCCGCCCTGAAGGCCACCGGGCTGGGCATGCTGGCGGAGTTCGGGCTGGCGTGCCTGGCGGGCAGCACCTGGGTGATCGGGCTCTGGGTTGCCGCCGCCACGTAGGGCGTGCACGCAGGTCCGCCACGTAGCATGGAGGGATGACCGCGGGGGATGCCAGAGGACCGATTTACCGGGACGCGCGTGACCTGACGCCGTTCGGGAACGCCCACCTGCAGACCCCTGTCCGGGAACTCGCCGGCAGCGTGGGCGGGCTGATCCATGGTGTGCTGGGTGGCCGGGATGCCGCGCTGATTGCCGTGGACGGCGAGGTTCCCAGGCTCAAGCGGATGCCGGGCAAGGCGCCCAAAGCAGTCCACGATGCCATCTTCACCAGCAGGGAACCTGAGCGGCTCATCGCCGTGGGCCGCATGTATCCGGGCTGGGCCGGGCTCTGTTCCGTTATGGCCGGCCTCCTGGCGTACCAGCACGGCGGCTACCTGCGTGCGTCCGAACTCCTCCAGCGCGGCCTGTCCATCAGGAACGACGACGACGCCAACCAGTATGCGGCCACCTATCTC from Pseudarthrobacter sp. SSS035 carries:
- a CDS encoding MFS transporter, which codes for MSLSDTPAAPDPSAASAPEAGAEGPTAALAEPTTKVTARWVTGLVLVNVGINAAFFGPINIFIAQQAIGIDETNKEAIASLVLGCGAAVSLVANPLFGALSDRTVSGFGRRSPWVLAGAVLATAALLAMSGAAAVALMVLFWCLVQLGANAAYAAITAAIPDRVPVLQRGGVGGLAALGQTAGILLGAVFGAVVSGNFMVGYTMCAAALLFSVVPYLFHRNDPPLPRELRPPFSWGSFLRGFWISPARHPDFAWAWLTRFLVNVCNQLTIVYLIFFLGDVLKHENPALGVLTLTGIYAALVMVTAVLAGPWSDRVGKRKPFVIASSVMIAMAGLTMAFFPVWTGALVGAAILGIGYGAYQAVDFALLTQVLPQAADRGKDMGVINVAASLPQVFATGLAFLAVTQFGGYVTLFTTAAVIGLLGAVFVVKIKGVD
- a CDS encoding TetR/AcrR family transcriptional regulator yields the protein MPETLSAHPSMAARPSTPRQRLRYTRVLESAAGFARKGLESVDLAEISEKSGVPSGTVYRYFPTANHLMLSLYRQQLDELQARARTSAASFGGRALTGVVMEIFHMRVMQPAVEQCLTRCVYLKDKDTTALLHEIDALSETAVATASDDAVAARVLLLTVTGLVQSVRNRRLSLFEAEEDLKKACTLLAPVASGARAAHRSA
- a CDS encoding NADP-dependent malic enzyme produces the protein MSIDVIAPTDNSAATALSEAEIFDAHQGGKLSVTSTVPLSNKRDLSIAYTPGVAEVSRAIHNNPELAKTLTWAQRLVVVVSDGTAVLGLGNIGAAASLPVMEGKSALFKTFGELDSIPLVLNTTDVDEIVETLVRLRPSFGAVNLEDISAPRCFELEEKLIEALDCPVMHDDQHGTAVVALAALTNAAKVTGRELADLRVVVSGAGAAGIAVAEILLAAGITDVVLLDSKGVINRERADIAADPQSKKSQMAQRSNPRSVTGGPGEALLGADVFIGVSSSKLDEAHLKLMNADSIVFALSNPDPEVLPEVAAKYAAVVATGRSDFPNQINNVLAFPGIFRGALDAGARRITPAMKLAAARAIAELAEADLSVDYIVPSPLDPRVAPAVTAAVAAAVEAE
- a CDS encoding DUF456 domain-containing protein — translated: MNSETVVSILCGLAILVGVAGTIIPILPGSFLIGLSLLAWAIWGGAGAIGWVVFAVGMVFVLAGMSASAVLTGRKLKQHGIPSRSVVIGLVAGVIGMFIIPVVGLFIGFAAGLLLSELHRTRRFRTATTTSWAALKATGLGMLAEFGLACLAGSTWVIGLWVAAAT